CCGTACTTCACCACCGCCTCGCCGGCGGCGATGTCGCGCAGCGCGATCTTGTGACCGGCGGGCACGTCCTCCGCCAGCGTCACGCTCGCACCGGGCACGTCGACGCGCGTGCCGGCGGCGAGCGGCCGCACCGCCACGGCGACGTCGTCGCTCGGATGCACGCGCACCGCATCGGGCGCGCCCGGCGGAAGCTCCGTCGGACGCCCGACCCCCTGCTGCTGCGCGCGGTCGAGCACACGCTCGCTCACGCCGATGGTCACCGGTTCAGTCATGTCCGCTCCCGAGTGATGCCAGATACTCGACCACGTCGACGAGCTGCTGCTCGGTGAGCGACCGCGCGAGCCCCTCGGGCATCAGCGAGCGGTCGAGGGTCTCGCGCGACGCGATCTCGGACTTCCTGTACTTCGTGGTGATGCCCGGCCCGACGCGCAGCGCGATCTCGTCGGCCGTCTCGCTCGCCACGATGCCGACCGCCTGCGATCCATCGCGCAGCCGCAGCACGGTGCCCTCGTAGCCGAACGCGATCCCCGAGCTGGGGTGCAGGACCGCCGTGTACAGCGCGGGCTTCGCGAGCTTGCCGCCGATCGCGGAGAGTCCGGGGCCGAACACCGGCGCCGCGCCGCGCGTCGTGCTGTGGCACGTCGCGCACGTGCGCTGGAACGCGACGCGTCCGCGCGCCGCGTCGCCGGTGCGCACGGCGAGCGCCTCGAGCGGCGGCAGCGTGCGGCCGTCGGCGGTCGTCAGCGCGGGCGCGCCGAAGAGCTTGATCGCCGCGTCGCGGACCTGCGGACGCCACGACGTGCGCAGCAGGTCGGCGACGGTGGCCTTCATGTCGTCGGGCAGCTTCCCCTCCTGCGCCACCTTCAGCAGGCGCACCGAGCCGCCCCACCCGGGCGCCCACATCCGCGCCGCCGCGAGGCGCAGCGCGAGCGGACGCGCGCGGTCGAGCGCGACCTCCTCCACGTACGCGTCGGCCGCGCTTCCGCCCGCGCGCCCCACCACCGTGAGCGCGGCCACCGCGCGATCGGGGTCGTCGCCCTCGACGAGCGCGCGGAACGGCGCGACGCCGCTGCGGCGCAGCACGACACGCGCCGCCTCCACCCCCTCGCTGCTCTCCGGCGTCGCGAGCGCGAGCTGCAGCAGCTCGTCCGCGCGCGCGGGGTCGCGCACGTCGTACTTGCGCACCAGCTCCACGTACTCCTGCGTGCCGCGCGTGGCGTCGAGCGCGCGGTCGAGCGCCGCGCGCAGCCGCGCGTCGGCCGCCACGCCGCCGGTGTCGAGCGCCGCGAGCACCAGCGTCGTGGTCGTCCCGTCGGCGCCGTCGAGCAGCGAGAGCAGCGTACGCTGGCGGGCGTCGCTGCGGCGCTGGAAGTCGAACGCGCGGAAGTAGCGGAGCCGCTCCGCCGCCGGCGTGCGCGGGTCGCGGATCAGCGCGGCGAGCAGCGGCAGCGCCGAGTCGGTGCGCGCGCGCCAGACGACGTCGCGGCCCGCGGGCGTGTTCCACCCGTCCCCAGCGGCGTGCCGCCACGCCGGGAAGAACCGGTCCCACTGCTCGTCGGCGCCGATGCCTAACGCTTCCAGGTACCAGCGATCGCGTCCGTCGTGCTGGAGCGCGAGCGCGACCCACAACCGCTCGGCCTCCACGCTCCGCTCGCCGCGCAGCGCGAGCGCCACCTCGCGCCGCACCTGCGGCGACGGGTCGCGCACCAGCTTCGCCGCGACGGCGAGCGGGTCGCGGTCGTAGCGGCGCGCGGCGCGCAGCGCGGTGATGCGGAGGTCGGGGTTCGTATCGGCGAGCGCAGCGCCGATCCACCTCGCGCCGGCGTCGCCGGGGAGCGCGGCGAGCAGCCACAGCGCGCGGGCGCGCCGCCGCGGGTCGGGCGCCGTGCGCCACACGCCCGCGAGTTGCGGCTCGGCCGCGGCGCCTAACGACGCGAGCTTCGCGTGCGCGAGCTGCCGCGCGGCGTGGTTCGGGCTCGCGAGCGCGGCGACCGCGCCGGCGGCGGTCGACAGGTCGGGCGGCGTCACGCGGTAGCGCGCCCCGCGCGGCGCGAGGCGGATGACGCGCCCGTGCGAGAGGTCGCCCACGTCGTGGCCGCCCACCCCCGGGTCGTACCAGTCGGCGACGAACAGCGAGCCGTCGGGGGCCGCGGCCACGTCCACGGGGCGGAACATCGCGTCGGTGGTCGACTTCAGCACGTCGACCGAGCGCGCGGCGTAGCCCGCGCCGTCGCGGCGCACCGGGTACGCGCGCACCACGCTGGCGCCCGCGTCGGCGTGGATCATCGCCCCGCGCAGCGGCGCCGGCAGCAGCGCGCCCTCGTACACCATGATCCCCGACGGCGCGCCCGCCCCCGTGTAGAGGAGGTTAGGCACCACGCCGGGGTCGTTCTGGTGCCAGTGCCGCTTCGGGATCTCCGGCTCGACGTTCGTGCGGTGCGCCGACCACCCCGCGCCGGTCATCTCGTCGGTGAAGCCGAAGTTGCCGTGCTCCATCACGTAGTTGATGCGCACGGCGCGGTTGCCGTCGTCGTCGTTGTCGCTCTGCCACAGCGTGCCGTACGCGTCGACCGCCACCTCGTACGGGTTGCGGAAGTTGTGGGCGAGCACCTCGACGCCGCTCCCATCCGGCTCCGCGCGGAGCACCATCCCCTGACGGTACGGCGTTCCCTCGCTCGTCACGCGGTTCCCCGCGCGGTCGACGATCACGTTGCCCCGCGGATCCTTGAGGACCTTGCTCGCGTTCCCGACGTTGAAGTAGAGCCGCCCGTCGGGACCGTACGTGAACGCGTGCACGCCGTGGTCGCTCTCTTCGGGCGACAGCGTGTACAGCACCTCCTTCTTCTCCGGCCGGTCGTCGCCGTCGGCGTCGGTGAAGACGAACACGTGCTCGTACGCCGACACGATGACCTTGCCGCCCAACACGGCGATCCCGAGCGCCGCGTCGACGTCGCGCCCCTGGTAGAACACCGTCTCCTTGTCGGCGCGGCCGTCGCCGGTCGTGTCCTCGAGAATCAGGATGCGGTCGCCCTCCGGCCGCACCGGGTTCTCGGGGTGCATCGCCGTGCGGTAGTTGAACCCCTCCAGCACCCACACGCGCCCGCGCGCGTCGACGTCGAGGTCCGTGGGGTTCGTGAGCATGGCCGAGTCCGCGAACACCACGGCCTCCAGCCCCGGCATCGCCGCCACGCCCGGCATCGGCGTGCCGGTCCACACGACCGTGGCCGCCGGCAGCGCGGCGACGAGCGCGCCCAAGGCGGCGCGGCGTGGCAGACGGTGAGGCATGGCGAGGCTCCGTGCGGAGGCGGGCGGCGCTTGTTACGTCCGGTCGAACTTATAGGTCGTGCGGGCCAGGTCGTAAGCGAGGGCGCGGGCGAGCTCGCGGGCGTCGGCGAGGTCGAGCTGGTGGCGCGCGACGAGCCCGGCGAGCCAGTTCGCGTCCACGCGCCGCGCCAGATCGTGCCGCGCCGGGATCGAGCAGAACGCCCGCGTGTCGTCGTTGAACCCCACCGTGTTGTAGACCCCCGCCGTCTCCGTCACCTGCTCCCGGTAGCGCCGCATCCCCTCCAGGCTGTCGTGGAACCACCACGCCGGCCCGAGCTTCAGCGCCGGATAGTGCCCCGCCAGCGGCGCCAGCTCCCGCGCGTAGGTCGTCTCGTCGAGCGTGAACAGGATCAGCGTCAGCCGCGGATCGTTGCCGTGCGCGGCCAGGAGCGCCTGGAGGTTGCGCGTGTACTCGGTGGCCACCGGGATGTCGGCGCCCTTGTCCGGGCCGTAGCGCGCGGCGATCGGCGCGTTGTGGTCGCGCCAGCTGCCCGGATGGAGCTGCATCACGAGCCCGTCCTCGGTCGAGAGCCGGGCCAGCTCGATCAAGAGGTGCGCCTCGAACGTGCGCTGGTCGGCCGCCGTCGCCTCGCCGCGGCGGGCCTGCTGGAAGAGCGCCTCCATCGTCTCCGGCGTCTGGCGCGCGGTCCACGGCTCGAGCACCGCGTGGTCGGTGGCGGTCGCGCCGAGCGCCTGGAAGTAGCGCCGGCGTTCGGCGAGCGCGGCCAGGAACGCCTCGAACGACGTGATCGGCGCGCCGTGCGCCCGCTCCAGCGCCGCCAGCTCGTGCGGCCACGACGGGCGCGCGATCCGCAGCACCGCGTCGGGACGGAACGTGGGGACCACGCGACGCGCGCCGTAGGCCCAGTCGCTCGCCCGGATCGCCTGGTGATGCGGCAGCAGGTCGCTCGCCGCGTCGGTCGTCGCGAGCACCTCGATGTCGAATCGCTCGAACAGCGCGCGGGGTCGGAACTCGGGGCTCGCGAGCTTCTCGGCGATTTCGTCGTACACCCGGTCGGCGGTCTCGCCGGTGAGCTTCACCTTCACGCCGAACACGTCGTGCAGCTCGGCGTCGATCCAGATCCCCGTGGGGGTGCCGCGGAACAGGTAGTAGTGGCTCGCGAACACCCGCCAGATCATGCGCGGGCTGCGCTCCTCGACCGTCCCGTCGCGCGTCGGGATGCCGAGCGCCTCCATCGGGACGCCCTGGGAGTAGAGCATCCGGAAGATGTAGTGGTCGGGGATGACGAGCAGCGCGGTCGGCTCCGGGAACGCGTCGTTCGTGGCGAGGATCGCCGGATCGACGTGGCCGTGCGGGCAGATCAGCGGGAGCGTGCGCGTCTCCTCGTACAGCGCGCGCGCCACGCGGCGAATGGCGGGATCCGGATCGAAGAAGCGGTCCGGGTGGAGCACGAGCGGCGACGCGACGGGGCCGCGGGCGACGCTGCTGCCGTTGGTGCCGTTGGTGCGACCGGCGGCGGCCGGCCGGGCGCTGTCGACGACGTTTTGCTCGGACAACGAACAATCTCCTGGGGAGCCCCGCGCACCGGGACCGCGGAGGGACGACAGCGGCGCGGCAGGGCGCGAACGGCGCCGCGCGGCGGAGCGGCGGATCTTCGAGCGGGAGCGACCGGTGACCGACTGGCGCTGGACGAATCGATGCGGCCGCCCAATATTGTTCCTGGTCGGAACAAAAGGGCACGTCAGTCTATGACGGAACGCCCCCCGCCGCAATACACCGCAACATCGGGGGCGTACCTCCAATTCGGCAGCCCGGACACGCCATGCGTAAGATCGACACCCGTCGCTTCGTCCGCGCCACCCGCTCCACCCCGCGCGAGATCAATCGGCAGATCCTGCTGAACCTCGTCCGGGAGCACCAGCCGATCTCGCGCGCCGACCTCGCCCGCCGCATGGCGATCGGCCGCGGCATGGTCACCGCGCTCGTCGACGAGCTGCTCGACGAGGAGTCGATCTACGAGGGCGCCACCGTCGACGCCCCGCGCGGCCGCAAGCCGAAGATGCTCTACGTCCGCACCCGCGACCGCCTCGTCGTCGGCGTCGACGTCCGCTTCTCGCGCACCTACCTCATGCTCGGCGACTTCGGCGGCACGCCCGTCGCCACCGAGTCGTTCGACACGCTCGTCGAGCCGACGGCGCTCGTCGAGGCGCTCGTCACGCGCATCCGCCGGCTGCTGCGCGAGCACGGCGCGGTCGGCCGCTGCGAGGGGATCGGCCTCGTCGTGCCGGGCATGGTGGACCAGCGCACGGGGCGCGTCCTGAACTCCCCGCAGCTCGGCTGGCGCGACGTCGACGTGCGCGACGCGATCGCCGCCGGCACGGGGCTGCCGGTGTTCATCGAGAACGCGCCGATCGCCTGCGCGCTCGCCCACATGTGGCTCGGCCAGCACGGCGTCGAGCCGACGAGCGACTTCGCGTACGTCACCGTCTCCGACGGCGTCGGCGTCGGCGTGGTGGTGAACGGCCAGGTGGTCCGCGGCCAGGGCAACACGGCGGGCGAGTTCGGCCACATCCCGATCGCGCTCGACGGCCCGACCTGCCTCTGCGGCTCGCAGGGCTGTCTCGAGGCGTACACCTCGAACCTCGCGACGCTGAAGCGCTACCTCGGCCGCGACCTCTCGCCGGCGCAGACGCGCGACCTCCTGCGGTCGAGCGGCCTCACGGTGAACGACGTCCTCGCCCGCGCCCGCGCCGGCGAGGCGCGCGCTGGCGCCGCGCTCGACGAGACGGCGCACTTCCTCGGCGTCGGCCTCGCGACGGTGATCAACGCGCTGAACCCCGCCCAGATCATCGTCGGCGGCGAGCTCACCGCCGCGTGGGACCGCATCGCGCCGATCGTGCACGCCGAGGTCGCGAAGCGCGCGCTGACGCTCGCCGCGAGCGCGACGCCGATCATCCCCGAGGCGGCCGGCGTCTCGCCGCGCCTCCGTGGCGCGACCGCGCTCGTGACGGCGCCCGTCTTCGCGGCGCCGCAGGTGGCGTAGGCTTCTACTGTGTGATCGAACCGCAGAGGACGCGGAGGGCCGCAGAGAACGTCACTGCTTTTTTCAACCACGGAGGACACGGAGGACACGAAGGAAACCAATTGAAGTGGTTCTCCTCCGTGTCCTCCGTGTCCTCCGTGGTTCAATTCAAGAAGGGCAGGAAGAGGCAGTCCTCTGCGGCCCTCCGCGTCCTCTGCGGTCAACTCATACGGCCAAAGCAGTTCTCCGCGTGATTCTGCCAGTGGCCCGTCCCGCGGCGCGACTATCTTTCGACATGACTCGATCTCTTTCCATCGCGGCGCTGACGACGCTCGCCGCATCGACCCTCGCCGCGCAGACGCCTAACGCGCCGGCGCGCGCCGCGCAGCTGCACGTCGGCAGCGACACGGTCGCCGGCGCCCTGCCCCCGGTCACGCCGGGCCCGACGATCGCCGCGTACCAGGCCACGGTCGACCGCATCGTCGACGCGGCGGTGAAGGACAGCACGGCGTGGAAGCGCATGGCGGAGCTCACCGACACGTTCGGCCCACGGCTCGCCGGCTCCGACGCGCTGGAGAAGGCGCTCGACTGGGTCCTCGCGCGCATGAAGGACGACGGGCTGCAGAACGTGCGCGGCGAGCCGGTGATGGTGCCGCACTGGGTGCGCGGCGCCGAGTCGGCGGAGCTCGTGACGCCGACGCGCCGCAAGAGCCTCACCATCCTCGGCCTCGGCGGCACCGTCGGGACGCCGCCTAACGGCATCACCGCGCCGGTCGTCGTCGTCTCCGACTTCGACGAGCTGCAGCGCCGCGCGGCGGACGTGAAGGGGAAGATCGTGCTCATCGACGCGCCGTTCGTGAGCTACGGCGAGACGGTGATGTACCGCGCGCTCGGCGCGTC
This DNA window, taken from Gemmatirosa kalamazoonensis, encodes the following:
- a CDS encoding PVC-type heme-binding CxxCH protein codes for the protein MPHRLPRRAALGALVAALPAATVVWTGTPMPGVAAMPGLEAVVFADSAMLTNPTDLDVDARGRVWVLEGFNYRTAMHPENPVRPEGDRILILEDTTGDGRADKETVFYQGRDVDAALGIAVLGGKVIVSAYEHVFVFTDADGDDRPEKKEVLYTLSPEESDHGVHAFTYGPDGRLYFNVGNASKVLKDPRGNVIVDRAGNRVTSEGTPYRQGMVLRAEPDGSGVEVLAHNFRNPYEVAVDAYGTLWQSDNDDDGNRAVRINYVMEHGNFGFTDEMTGAGWSAHRTNVEPEIPKRHWHQNDPGVVPNLLYTGAGAPSGIMVYEGALLPAPLRGAMIHADAGASVVRAYPVRRDGAGYAARSVDVLKSTTDAMFRPVDVAAAPDGSLFVADWYDPGVGGHDVGDLSHGRVIRLAPRGARYRVTPPDLSTAAGAVAALASPNHAARQLAHAKLASLGAAAEPQLAGVWRTAPDPRRRARALWLLAALPGDAGARWIGAALADTNPDLRITALRAARRYDRDPLAVAAKLVRDPSPQVRREVALALRGERSVEAERLWVALALQHDGRDRWYLEALGIGADEQWDRFFPAWRHAAGDGWNTPAGRDVVWRARTDSALPLLAALIRDPRTPAAERLRYFRAFDFQRRSDARQRTLLSLLDGADGTTTTLVLAALDTGGVAADARLRAALDRALDATRGTQEYVELVRKYDVRDPARADELLQLALATPESSEGVEAARVVLRRSGVAPFRALVEGDDPDRAVAALTVVGRAGGSAADAYVEEVALDRARPLALRLAAARMWAPGWGGSVRLLKVAQEGKLPDDMKATVADLLRTSWRPQVRDAAIKLFGAPALTTADGRTLPPLEALAVRTGDAARGRVAFQRTCATCHSTTRGAAPVFGPGLSAIGGKLAKPALYTAVLHPSSGIAFGYEGTVLRLRDGSQAVGIVASETADEIALRVGPGITTKYRKSEIASRETLDRSLMPEGLARSLTEQQLVDVVEYLASLGSGHD
- the uxaC gene encoding glucuronate isomerase, which encodes MLHPDRFFDPDPAIRRVARALYEETRTLPLICPHGHVDPAILATNDAFPEPTALLVIPDHYIFRMLYSQGVPMEALGIPTRDGTVEERSPRMIWRVFASHYYLFRGTPTGIWIDAELHDVFGVKVKLTGETADRVYDEIAEKLASPEFRPRALFERFDIEVLATTDAASDLLPHHQAIRASDWAYGARRVVPTFRPDAVLRIARPSWPHELAALERAHGAPITSFEAFLAALAERRRYFQALGATATDHAVLEPWTARQTPETMEALFQQARRGEATAADQRTFEAHLLIELARLSTEDGLVMQLHPGSWRDHNAPIAARYGPDKGADIPVATEYTRNLQALLAAHGNDPRLTLILFTLDETTYARELAPLAGHYPALKLGPAWWFHDSLEGMRRYREQVTETAGVYNTVGFNDDTRAFCSIPARHDLARRVDANWLAGLVARHQLDLADARELARALAYDLARTTYKFDRT
- a CDS encoding ROK family transcriptional regulator, whose translation is MRKIDTRRFVRATRSTPREINRQILLNLVREHQPISRADLARRMAIGRGMVTALVDELLDEESIYEGATVDAPRGRKPKMLYVRTRDRLVVGVDVRFSRTYLMLGDFGGTPVATESFDTLVEPTALVEALVTRIRRLLREHGAVGRCEGIGLVVPGMVDQRTGRVLNSPQLGWRDVDVRDAIAAGTGLPVFIENAPIACALAHMWLGQHGVEPTSDFAYVTVSDGVGVGVVVNGQVVRGQGNTAGEFGHIPIALDGPTCLCGSQGCLEAYTSNLATLKRYLGRDLSPAQTRDLLRSSGLTVNDVLARARAGEARAGAALDETAHFLGVGLATVINALNPAQIIVGGELTAAWDRIAPIVHAEVAKRALTLAASATPIIPEAAGVSPRLRGATALVTAPVFAAPQVA